One part of the Plasmodium yoelii strain 17X genome assembly, chromosome: 13 genome encodes these proteins:
- a CDS encoding EF-hand calcium-binding domain-containing protein, putative: MLKLYPLILLCIFFKYPISILIENILENNEKLIELDLHNHKWYNRVLIEDNNEVFDIEQLKKLLYFQSKLDKQIRKKQNEEKNSENSANLDKSANLDKSANLDKSANLDKSANLDKSANLDKSANLDKSANLDKSENLDKSENSFKFFGNVENDAVNNETTKTFFNDTTKRDDEKASANNQLDDHNHDKISKINDENLTEQNQNVSGDEKEDKSKSDQSLSNKKSDKIITPHDFSNNSSNSENNRHENNSNENYPSTENNNKENNNKENNNKENNNKENNNKENNTKENNNKANNNEIYKKFELLKNHFQSNDNKTITPKNGEEDKNMINNSMDNSNYSLRKSDIKELIGINDIVKYIKNLLGIKSNIHEKFEHENLIIRNCNYDSFGPEFCSANEEAKQKLWKYENKKSFAFLFIILFTLFFGLIIQNIVYYIEKKVRNSKDKFRKDLLNTAFRQISLITIINLTIWGILQSKAAETLDDIIFNDILPKQRNVDEVLHNVEPLLEIIFEKILFISMNFLICYSLFIINVHFVTRSILKWFSEADNCDIKNVIKDMKERRKGCFKNIFSFIKYTRNSKYLAHRYDFSENVDAISIPGLDPNGYYYYEYMRACLLKYNVKLIKIPNTVILFLVFACISLRPFFSIRLKEEVIFLNLLSLFCILGFVLLFIYLYKIDRKLLPGNISKYLLNKYHIDISDQSTKEIIPYYKLLKQQSLHPSSINYFIYKTTFPNKHEQLFFFWGNGPSIINFIFQALCFCFLVILSCWIFLLRVDNITWFQLYAHGSVSICVCILVFVFILKYIIYYYIMISKTGYLIDTKLLERVWEFERSDNIKRISELIDAIKIKSTLHAVKEGGDLFWRQLLIKSSTVPSNIQEKMFSIWVGLDEENRGVINSDKILKFLKSQGINLTSENDIKEFLEVFDRNNKNGLNQEEFFVLIIIVKQILVELLDINAVQSLFEEVYGIPWNSLSSIDVNSLKRILSELNLHWPHGKIKNLIDFVCESKKKTYVSAEYFIKQLINIEEVTLQPFHNMSDTK; encoded by the exons ATGTTAAAACTCTATCCTCTAATTTTGTTATGT attttttttaaatatcctatatcaattttaatagaaaatattttggAGAATAATGAAAAACTAATAGAATTAGATCTGCACAACCACAAATGGTATAATCgtgtattaatagaagatAACAATGAGGTGTTTGATATAGAACAACTTAAAAAATTGCTATATTTTCAATCTAAATTAGATAAACAAATAAGGAAAAAACagaatgaagaaaaaaattcaGAAAATTCAgcaaatttagataaatcagcaaatttagataaatcagcaaatttagataaatcagcaaatttagataaatcagcaaatttagataaatcggcaaatttagataaatcggcaaatttagataaatcagcaaatttagataaatcagaaaatttagataaatcaGAAAATAGTTTTAAGTTTTTTGGTAATGTAGAAAATGACGCAGTTAATAATGAAACCACTAAAACATTCTTTAATGATACTACAAAAAGGGATGATGAAAAAGCTAGTGCTAATAATCAATTGGATGATCATAATCATGATAAAATTTccaaaataaatgatgaaaacTTGACAGAACAAAATCAGAATGTTTCAGGAGATGAAAAAGAAGACAAATCGAAATCCGATCAATCATTgagtaataaaaaatcagATAAGATAATAACCCCCCATGACTTTTCGAATAATTCATCAAATTCAGAAAATAATAGACACGAAAATAATTCAAACGAGAATTATCCATCAAcggaaaataataataaagaaaataataataaagaaaataataataaagaaaataataataaagaaaataataataaagaaaataatactaaagaaaataataataaagcaAATAATAACgagatatataaaaaattcgaATTGCTAAAAAATCATTTTCAGTCTAATGATAATAAGACAATAACCCCAAAAAATGGGGaagaagataaaaatatgattaatAACTCAATGGATAATAGCAATTATAGTTTAAGGAAAAGTGATATAAAAGAATTAATTGGTATTAATGatatagtaaaatatataaaaaatttattaggTATAAAATCTAATATACATGAAAAATTTGAACATGAGAATttaataataaggaattgtAATTACGACTCATTTGGCCCAGAATTTTGTAGTGCTAATGAAGAAGCAAAGCAAAAATTATggaaatatgaaaataaaaaaagttttgcatttttatttatcatattattcactttattttttggactaataatacaaaatattgtttattatattgaaaaaaaagtaaGAAATTCAAAAGATAAATTTAGAAAAGATTTATTAAATACAGCATTTAGGCAAATCTCTTTAATtacaattattaatttaactATATGGGGAATATTGCAATCAAAAGCTGCTGAAACATTGGAtgacattatttttaatgat atattGCCTAAACAAAGAAATGTTGATGAAGTTCTTCATAATGTGGAGCCCCTTTTAGAGATAATATTCGAAAAGAtactttttatttccatGAATTTCTTAATATG ttattcgttatttataataaatgtcCATTTCGTAACAAGGAGCATATTAAAATGGTTTTCTGAAGCTGATAATTGTGACATTAAAAACGTAATCAAAGACATGAAAGAACGCAGAAAAGGATgtttcaaaaatattttttcttttattaaatataccaGAAATTCTAAATATTTAGCCCACAG atatgatTTTTCTGAAAATGTAGATGCCATAAGTATCCCTGGCTTAGATCCAAATGGATATTACTATTATGAATACATGCGTGCTTGtttgttaaaatataatgtcaaattaataaaaattccaAACAcagttatattatttttagtgTTTGCATGTATTTCTTTGag GCCATTCTTTAGCATTCGTTTGAAGGAGGAAGTCATTTTCTTAAATTTATTGTCTCTCTTTTGTATTTTAGGATtcgttttattatttatttac CTATACAAAATAGACAGAAAATTGTTACCAGGAAAcatatcaaaatatttattaaataaatatcacATTGATATTAGTGACCAAAGCACAAAGGAAATTATTCCTtactataaattattaaaacaacag TCACTGCATCCCTCGTCaatcaattattttatttacaaaaCAACATTTCCCAACAAACATGAgcaattgttttttttttggggtAATGGTCCTTCTAtaattaatttcatttttcaa gCACtatgtttttgttttttggTAATATTATCATGTtggatatttttattaagagTAGATAATATAACATGGTTTCAATTATATGCGCATGGAAGCGTGTCTATATGCGTGTGTATATTagtatttgtttttatattaaaatatataatttattactaTATAATGATTAGTAAAACTGGTTACCTAATTGACACTAAGTTGTTGGAAAGG GTTTGGGAATTTGAAAGAtcagataatataaaaagaatATCCGAATTGATTGATGCTATCAAAATAAAG TCCACCTTACACGCCGTGAAAGAAGGAGGTGATTTGTTTTGGAGGCAATTGCTAATAAAATCGAGCACAGTGCCATCAAATATACAAGAAAAAATGTTTAGTATATGGGTGGGATTAGATGAAGAAAATAGAGGCGTTATAAATTCtgataaaattttgaaatttttaaaatcacAAGGAATTAACTTAACCTCAGAAAATGATATTAAG gaatttttGGAAGTCTTTgatagaaataataaaaatggattaAATCAGGAGGAATTTTTTGTTCTCATAATCATAGTCAAGCAAATCTTAGTTGAACTTTTGGACATTAACGCTGTTCAa tcATTATTCGAAGAGGTGTACGGAATTCCTTGGAATTCTTTGTCATCAATTGATGTTAATAGTTTAAAAAGAATATTATCAGAg CTAAATTTACATTGGCCacatggaaaaataaaaaatttaatagatTTTGTGTGTGAAAGTAAAAAGAAAACATATGTCAGTGctgaatattttattaagcAGTTAATAAATATCGAAGAAGTCACATTACAGCCCTTTCAC AATATGTCagatacaaaataa
- a CDS encoding mitochondrial ribosomal protein S6-2 precursor, putative, whose amino-acid sequence MVLYESYIALNKHIKKDDVKNLMKNFHFIVNKYNGNIISINDLGWRKFAFCIKKPKVGTFYFGRFYCITFYSNSKSIKDLNELFHSNTYILRFLNVKMKYRSNFLVAPFSHIIE is encoded by the coding sequence atggtcCTGTACGAATCTTATATAGCCctaaataaacatattaaaaaagatGACGTTAAGAATTTAATGAAAAACTTTCATTTTAtagttaataaatataatggtAATATAATAAGCATTAATGATTTGGGGTGGAGAAAGTTCGCcttttgtataaaaaaacCAAAAGTAGGGACATTCTATTTTGGAAgattttattgtattacCTTTTATTCAAATAGTAAAAGTATCAAAGATTTGAATGAACTATTTCAtagtaatacatatattttaagattTTTAAATgtcaaaatgaaatatagATCGAACTTTTTGGTTGCACCTTTTTCACACATTATTGAATAA